A genomic stretch from Arachis stenosperma cultivar V10309 chromosome 3, arast.V10309.gnm1.PFL2, whole genome shotgun sequence includes:
- the LOC130966564 gene encoding uncharacterized protein LOC130966564, with amino-acid sequence MDTRKEKNAAWISVPQFGDWDQKGQVPDYSLDFSKIRETRKQNKTNISRASLGNEDEFINPNTTTATLENTTGHSHNEHQHPHYHQNSSHSPTTRRSFLSYFNCCVKA; translated from the exons ATGGATACTCGTAAAGAG AAAAATGCGGCATGGATATCAGTGCCGCAGTTTGGGGACTGGGATCAGAAGGGGCAAGTTCCCGATTACTCACTAGATTTCTCAAAGATCAGAGAAACTAGGAAGCAGAACAAGACTAACATTTCAAGGGCAAGTCTTGGTAACGAAGACGAGTTCATTAACCCAAACACCACCACTGCCACTTTAGAAAACACTACTGGCCATAGCCACAACGAGCATCAGCACCCTCACTACCATCAAAACAGTTCTCACTCTCCAACT ACAAGGAGAAGCTTCCTTAGCTACTTCAACTGTTGTGTGAAGGCTTAG